One window from the genome of Chroogloeocystis siderophila 5.2 s.c.1 encodes:
- a CDS encoding ABC transporter permease — MYRSQLPITKIMINRYNSRTLEAICIPLAALLFSLLLFGIFCAFAGADPFGVYASIYRSAFGSWRAFQNTLLRAAPLMLSSLCTALPARLGLVIIGNEGAIIVGGLGAVAAGLSLSTAPPTIVQIAMAIASIVCGGLWIGAVGALRHYRGVNETISSLLLNYIAIALLNHLVGGPMRDPSSLNKPSSYPIAEINMLGDIPGTRVHYGLIYGLVACVIAYFLIQRTTFGFAARVAGGNIRAARIAGLPVGKLTIMICFLAGSCAGLAGMVEVAAVHGRANESLNANYGYSGILVAFIARHNPLAATLVAILLGGILASGGSLQRSHNLPDATVLVFQGLVFLVVLFSESLYGRFFKDGSAVTT, encoded by the coding sequence ATGTATCGTTCTCAATTACCAATTACCAAAATTATGATCAACCGTTACAACTCGCGTACCCTCGAAGCAATTTGTATACCGTTAGCAGCGTTGCTGTTTTCGTTGCTATTGTTTGGTATTTTTTGTGCGTTTGCTGGTGCTGATCCTTTTGGTGTTTATGCTTCAATTTATCGATCTGCATTTGGTAGTTGGCGGGCGTTTCAGAATACGTTACTACGCGCTGCACCATTGATGCTGAGTTCGTTGTGTACCGCGCTTCCTGCACGTTTGGGTTTGGTGATTATTGGTAACGAAGGCGCGATCATTGTCGGTGGATTGGGGGCTGTCGCCGCAGGATTATCCTTATCAACCGCGCCACCTACGATAGTACAAATTGCAATGGCGATCGCCTCAATTGTGTGTGGTGGATTGTGGATTGGGGCTGTTGGTGCGTTGCGACACTATCGTGGCGTAAATGAAACGATTAGTAGCTTGCTACTGAATTATATTGCGATCGCGCTCCTCAATCACCTTGTCGGTGGACCCATGCGCGATCCAAGTTCGCTCAACAAGCCTTCGAGTTACCCAATAGCAGAAATCAATATGTTGGGCGATATCCCTGGAACTCGCGTTCACTATGGTTTGATTTACGGACTTGTTGCTTGTGTTATCGCTTATTTCCTGATTCAACGCACAACGTTCGGCTTTGCGGCGCGTGTTGCGGGTGGAAATATCCGCGCTGCGAGAATTGCAGGACTTCCTGTGGGTAAACTGACAATAATGATTTGCTTTTTAGCCGGTTCTTGTGCCGGATTAGCCGGTATGGTTGAAGTTGCTGCAGTGCATGGACGCGCGAATGAATCTTTGAATGCAAATTACGGCTATAGCGGTATTTTAGTCGCATTTATTGCCCGACATAACCCATTAGCCGCAACTTTAGTCGCGATTTTACTCGGTGGAATTTTAGCAAGTGGTGGAAGTTTACAGCGATCGCACAACCTCCCTGATGCCACAGTTCTTGTTTTTCAAGGTTTAGTATTCTTAGTGGTTCTCTTTAGCGAATCGCTCTACGGTAGGTTTTTTAAGGACGGGTCAGCGGTTACTACGTAG
- a CDS encoding ABC transporter permease, translating to MATEALGWWGVPLAIAAGTLRGSAPFLFVSLGECLTEKSGKINLGLEGTLLTGAMSAYAIAYLTTSPWLGVIMAGVAGMILGVIHGWLSQQPRVNDVAVGIAMIIFGSGIAFFLGKPFIQPSAPPLPALQFGAWSSLPQVQSALQISPLFLIGIAIAPLMQWFFRATRWGLYIRAVGDSPDAAKAMGISIFKVRMLCIIAGSFLAGIGGAYLSLYYPGSWNERISGGQGLMAVALVIFARWQPMQCLYASLLFGGAQAIGPALQSVGIDSYYYLFNASPYILTLLIMILTCSPKRTLNGAPGALGQ from the coding sequence ATGGCAACCGAAGCATTAGGCTGGTGGGGAGTTCCCCTAGCGATCGCCGCCGGAACACTACGCGGTAGCGCCCCGTTTCTATTTGTCAGTTTGGGCGAGTGTCTCACCGAAAAAAGCGGCAAAATCAACTTAGGACTTGAAGGAACCCTACTGACAGGTGCAATGAGTGCGTATGCGATTGCATACCTTACAACTTCGCCGTGGCTAGGTGTTATTATGGCAGGAGTCGCCGGCATGATATTAGGTGTGATTCACGGGTGGCTATCGCAACAACCCAGAGTCAACGATGTCGCAGTAGGAATCGCGATGATTATCTTCGGGAGCGGGATTGCCTTTTTCTTAGGTAAACCCTTTATTCAACCTTCCGCTCCACCACTCCCCGCACTGCAATTTGGGGCATGGAGTAGTTTACCACAAGTGCAATCAGCATTGCAGATTAGTCCGTTGTTTTTAATTGGAATTGCGATCGCACCCTTAATGCAATGGTTCTTTCGCGCCACACGCTGGGGACTCTACATCCGCGCGGTTGGTGATAGCCCCGACGCCGCCAAAGCAATGGGAATCTCAATTTTCAAAGTCCGAATGCTATGCATCATCGCTGGTAGCTTCCTTGCAGGCATCGGCGGTGCTTATTTATCCCTCTACTACCCTGGTAGCTGGAACGAACGTATTTCTGGCGGTCAAGGTTTAATGGCAGTCGCCCTCGTCATCTTTGCCCGTTGGCAACCGATGCAATGCTTATACGCCTCGCTCCTCTTCGGTGGTGCGCAAGCGATCGGTCCCGCGCTACAATCCGTTGGTATCGATTCCTACTACTACCTCTTCAATGCCTCCCCCTACATTCTCACCCTCCTCATCATGATCCTCACCTGTTCGCCCAAACGCACACTCAATGGCGCACCAGGGGCATTAGGGCAATGA